Part of the Aquimarina sp. TRL1 genome, CGGTACTTGTATCGGAATATTTTATAGTAGTTCCTTTGGTAGCTTTATGGGCTTACTTCGAGGGAATTTACTATTGTTAAAGAAATTAAGGTATCAGAGGAGGGAGTGATATCGTCATATGATCCATACAAAAGTAAGGGCTTTTTAATCAGGTAAAAAGCCCAGGTTTCTTAAAACTTTGTAAAAAAAAGATGTATTATGGTTTTTGTAATGCTTTTATAGCTTGTGAAATACGGGTTTTATCATTTTTCAGGTCATTAGCAATACTCCTAAAAAATGCTTGTCTTTCTTCTGGATACTTTAGCTCATAGTGAACAGGAATACCTTTATTCTCATAGCAGTTTCCGGCATTGTCCATATATATTTCATTGGATATAGAAAAATGCCATCCATTAGGAAGTGTTTTAGGTAATTCTGTAGACATTGCTCCAGAGGTGGGGCTTCCTATTCGTTTTACGTTCTTCATAGCCATGGAGGCAATAGAGAATGCTTCTGCTGCGCTACCTGTTTGTTGTGAAGTAAGAATATATACAGGTCTTGTATAAGCATTGTCAGTTGCTGGAATGTATAATGGAATTGTAGGAGAAAATTGTACTCCATACTTAAGTTTTTGTGTTGCGACCTGAAGCTTCTGAGGAATAAACCGGCTTAATATTTCAAAACTGACAGCATCCTGACCACCACCATTAAATCTAACGTCTATGATTAATGATTCCATATCAGACAGGTCATTCATTACCTGATCCATACTATTGGCTACACCGATTACTTCTTTTTCTATGTATGCTCCTTCATACATCTTATTAAAGGTTTCTACATAGGCATCTACATATCCTTTTTGTTTAATTAATGATTTAGGGATATCCAAGGCAGCGTATAACCACATTGCTTTTATTTGAATATACCCGGTTGTATCATTGAATTTTCCCCATTGAATTAGCCAGGAGTCTTTAGTCATTTCTTCTTCTAAGTGATGTTTAGCTACTATTTCTGCTATTTGAAAATCTCCATATTTGGGTAAATCCTCTTGCTCACTTTCCTCCTCAGTATTAAGTTGATCAATTAATGCAGAGGTGGTATCATCAGCCTCTAGATATGCATGATTGTCATTGAGCTTTTCTAATGTTTCTTCAATGACTTGATATAACTCTACATTAGTAGCATTTGAACCTAATTTTTCTTTTTGTGTCGTATATAAATCTTTCCAATTAATAGAATTAAGCTCCATAAAAGCATAATGCTCTTTTACGGTTTCAGCAAACACTTCAAAGTTGTATATAGGATCAGCTTTCTTTTCTGCTGTAACCGTAGTTGAGCACAGATCAGGGAGAGTGTCGGTTTTTAGAAATTTATAGGTAATTACCCCGTTTTGGAGGTAAAGTGTATCGTTCTGTATGCGCAAGGATTTTTCTATTTCTTGAAATGCTCCTTGCCGATTTAGGATACAAGATATAGGGGTTGTATCATAAAAAGAATAATGAGTACTATCTTTTATAGTAAGTATCCAACCAGAGGCGATTGATTCCCAATTTCCATTAAGAGACTGAAGAGGTGGTTGTTTTTTTTGACAAGCTGTAATTGCCCAAAAAATAAGGAGTATAAAAGTAATATTTGTTCGCATAAACTTAGATTTACTTAATGAGCTATTAATTTTCTGATGTTGTATCAACCAAAAAAATGTTTCTGAAAAGGATTGAGAAGCACCAGCAATAGTTTGT contains:
- a CDS encoding S41 family peptidase, producing the protein MRTNITFILLIFWAITACQKKQPPLQSLNGNWESIASGWILTIKDSTHYSFYDTTPISCILNRQGAFQEIEKSLRIQNDTLYLQNGVITYKFLKTDTLPDLCSTTVTAEKKADPIYNFEVFAETVKEHYAFMELNSINWKDLYTTQKEKLGSNATNVELYQVIEETLEKLNDNHAYLEADDTTSALIDQLNTEEESEQEDLPKYGDFQIAEIVAKHHLEEEMTKDSWLIQWGKFNDTTGYIQIKAMWLYAALDIPKSLIKQKGYVDAYVETFNKMYEGAYIEKEVIGVANSMDQVMNDLSDMESLIIDVRFNGGGQDAVSFEILSRFIPQKLQVATQKLKYGVQFSPTIPLYIPATDNAYTRPVYILTSQQTGSAAEAFSIASMAMKNVKRIGSPTSGAMSTELPKTLPNGWHFSISNEIYMDNAGNCYENKGIPVHYELKYPEERQAFFRSIANDLKNDKTRISQAIKALQKP